A window of the Banduia mediterranea genome harbors these coding sequences:
- a CDS encoding DEAD/DEAH box helicase, giving the protein MNFSELGVDAALARAVADLGFTVPTPIQAQAIPVVLKGGDLLAAAQTGTGKTAAFMLPLMSRLMQGNSRREPRALVLTPTRELASQIADDASAYGRHARLRNTLIFGGVSARPQEAALRRGVDIVIATPGRLLDHASTRTIDLSHVEILVLDEADRMLDMGFIRDIRRILALLPAKRQNLLFSATFSPEIRGLAGSLLHAPATVDVAPRNATAERVEQRIYHCDKSRKQPLLSYLIGSGNWRQVLVFARTKHGADRLAKQLERDGLTSAAIHGNKSQNARTRALADFKANRVRVLVATDIAARGIDIVELPHVVNYELPHVPEDYVHRIGRTGRNGCEGEAISLVSEDERGQLRDIERLLKRSLPVTEQAGFTLSRPPSGEVRRPAKTPAKPNNARAEDGNKSGAPGQKRRRRPRRDGQAPHSGHAHPSKTKDRA; this is encoded by the coding sequence ATGAATTTTTCTGAACTCGGCGTAGACGCCGCCCTTGCGCGTGCGGTCGCCGATCTCGGTTTTACCGTTCCCACGCCGATCCAGGCCCAGGCCATTCCCGTGGTGCTGAAAGGCGGTGATCTGCTCGCTGCCGCACAAACCGGCACCGGCAAGACCGCTGCCTTCATGTTGCCGCTGATGAGCCGGCTGATGCAGGGCAATTCGCGGCGCGAGCCGCGCGCCCTGGTGCTGACGCCGACGCGCGAGCTGGCCTCGCAGATCGCCGACGATGCCTCGGCCTACGGCCGCCATGCGCGGCTGCGCAACACCCTGATCTTTGGCGGCGTCAGCGCGCGTCCCCAGGAAGCAGCGCTGCGTCGTGGCGTCGATATCGTCATCGCCACCCCGGGGCGTCTGCTGGATCACGCTTCCACGCGCACCATCGACCTGTCCCACGTCGAGATTCTGGTGCTGGACGAGGCCGACCGCATGCTCGACATGGGCTTCATCCGCGACATTCGGCGCATCCTTGCCTTGCTGCCGGCGAAGCGTCAGAACCTATTGTTCTCGGCGACGTTCTCGCCGGAGATTCGCGGTCTCGCGGGCAGCCTGCTGCATGCCCCGGCGACGGTGGATGTGGCGCCGCGCAACGCTACCGCCGAGCGCGTCGAACAGCGCATCTATCATTGCGACAAGTCGCGCAAGCAGCCGCTGCTGTCCTACCTGATCGGCAGCGGGAACTGGCGTCAGGTGCTGGTCTTCGCCCGCACCAAACACGGTGCCGACCGCCTCGCCAAGCAGCTCGAGCGTGACGGGCTGACGTCCGCCGCGATTCACGGCAACAAGTCACAGAACGCCCGCACACGGGCGCTGGCCGACTTCAAGGCGAACCGCGTACGGGTGCTGGTGGCCACCGACATTGCCGCGCGCGGCATCGACATCGTCGAACTGCCGCATGTGGTCAACTACGAGCTGCCGCATGTGCCGGAAGACTACGTGCATCGCATCGGTCGCACCGGTCGTAACGGCTGCGAGGGCGAAGCGATCTCACTGGTGTCCGAGGACGAACGCGGGCAACTGCGCGATATCGAGCGGCTGCTCAAGCGCAGTCTGCCGGTGACCGAGCAGGCCGGCTTCACCTTGAGTCGTCCGCCTTCCGGAGAGGTTCGTCGCCCCGCAAAGACCCCTGCCAAACCCAATAATGCCCGCGCCGAGGACGGTAACAAGTCCGGCGCGCCGGGCCAGAAGCGCCGTCGGCGCCCCCGTCGTGACGGGCAGGCGCCGCACAGCGGCCACGCTCACCCTTCCAAGACCAAGGATCGCGCATGA
- a CDS encoding RNA recognition motif domain-containing protein has protein sequence MIRIYAGGLPPDMTEQELSELFSEHGRVRELSLAHDVFTGRCRGFGFVAMEGHHARAAITGLNGREVRGHILRVNQEKTKPGARRGGRR, from the coding sequence ATGATTCGTATCTACGCAGGCGGCCTGCCGCCCGATATGACCGAGCAGGAACTTTCAGAGCTGTTTTCCGAACACGGCCGGGTACGCGAGCTGTCGCTGGCCCATGACGTCTTCACCGGCCGTTGCCGTGGCTTCGGCTTCGTGGCGATGGAAGGCCACCATGCGCGGGCCGCGATCACGGGCCTCAACGGGCGCGAAGTGCGCGGACACATCCTTCGCGTCAATCAGGAAAAGACCAAGCCGGGCGCACGCCGCGGCGGTCGTCGCTAG
- the rpiA gene encoding ribose-5-phosphate isomerase RpiA translates to MSQDSAKRLAAESALQYLVPGEVLGVGTGSTVNFFIDALAPRKSEIPAAISSSLASTERLKAIGIPVVDLNEVDGISIYVDGADEADAGLNLIKGGGAALTREKIVAAASQRFICIADRSKRVDVLGAFPLPVEVIPMARRLVARKLAAIGSRPVWREGVVTDNGNHILDVHGLQISDPPALESTINQIAGVVTVGLFAHRGADVLLLGHADGVDRIERA, encoded by the coding sequence ATGTCCCAGGATTCTGCCAAACGTCTCGCCGCCGAGTCGGCTCTGCAGTATCTGGTTCCGGGAGAGGTATTGGGTGTCGGCACCGGTTCCACCGTCAATTTCTTCATTGACGCACTGGCCCCGCGCAAGTCGGAGATTCCCGCCGCCATATCGTCGTCGCTCGCCAGCACCGAACGGCTCAAGGCTATCGGCATTCCGGTGGTCGACCTCAACGAGGTCGATGGCATTTCGATCTACGTGGACGGCGCCGACGAAGCCGACGCGGGCCTGAACCTGATCAAGGGCGGCGGCGCCGCGCTGACGCGCGAAAAGATCGTGGCCGCCGCGAGCCAACGCTTCATCTGCATTGCAGACCGCTCAAAGCGCGTCGATGTGCTCGGCGCCTTTCCCCTGCCGGTGGAAGTGATCCCGATGGCCCGCCGTCTGGTGGCCCGGAAGCTGGCGGCAATCGGCAGTCGTCCGGTATGGCGCGAGGGCGTGGTCACCGACAACGGCAACCACATTCTGGACGTTCACGGCCTGCAGATTTCCGACCCACCCGCGCTGGAAAGCACGATCAACCAGATCGCCGGCGTGGTCACCGTGGGATTGTTCGCCCACCGCGGAGCCGACGTGCTCCTGCTTGGGCACGCCGACGGCGTGGACCGGATCGAAAGGGCCTAG
- a CDS encoding YggS family pyridoxal phosphate-dependent enzyme, with product MTGKKTHIAENLAQIRARIAQASAAAGRAPGTVRLLAMSKTFDVETIRDAVRNGQRAFGENYLSEAVKKMDALADCGLEWHFTGPVQSNKTREIASRFDWVHGVDRDRIARRLGEQRPASLGPLNVCVQVNIDGEASKSGVAPGDAAALCEFVAAQPGLRLRGLMTIPARVAPEGDARRPYRRLRELYESLIERGLELDTLSAGMSGDFEVAIAEGATLVRIGTALFGTRPAKPVSG from the coding sequence ATGACAGGCAAGAAAACGCACATCGCTGAAAACCTTGCGCAAATCCGGGCCCGGATCGCGCAGGCAAGTGCCGCCGCCGGGCGCGCACCGGGAACCGTTCGGCTGCTCGCAATGAGCAAGACCTTCGATGTTGAAACGATTCGTGATGCTGTGCGCAACGGCCAACGCGCCTTCGGTGAGAACTATCTGTCCGAAGCCGTGAAGAAAATGGACGCGCTCGCCGATTGCGGACTGGAATGGCATTTCACCGGGCCGGTTCAGTCCAACAAGACGCGCGAGATCGCGTCCCGCTTCGACTGGGTTCACGGTGTGGACCGCGACAGGATCGCACGCCGCCTCGGCGAGCAGCGTCCGGCGTCGCTCGGGCCGTTGAATGTATGCGTGCAGGTCAACATCGACGGCGAAGCCAGCAAGTCCGGCGTGGCACCCGGCGATGCTGCCGCGCTGTGCGAATTCGTCGCCGCTCAGCCCGGACTGCGGCTGCGTGGACTGATGACGATTCCGGCGCGCGTTGCGCCGGAGGGCGACGCGCGGCGACCTTACCGGCGACTGCGTGAACTGTATGAATCGCTGATTGAACGCGGCCTGGAACTGGACACCCTGTCCGCCGGCATGTCCGGCGACTTCGAAGTGGCGATCGCCGAAGGTGCGACGCTCGTACGTATCGGCACCGCCTTGTTCGGAACGCGGCCGGCGAAACCGGTTTCCGGGTGA
- a CDS encoding type IV pilus twitching motility protein PilT produces the protein MDIAQLLSFAVKQGASDLHLSAGVEPMIRVDGDVKRINLPPMEHKQVHGMIYDIMNDKQRKDYDEFFETDFSFEIPGLARFRVNAFTQARGAGAVFRTIPSKIMSLEDLKCPPIFKDIAKFPRGVVLVTGPTGSGKSTTLAAIVDHINENDYGHILTIEDPIEFVHQSKKCLINQREVHRDTLGFNEALRSALREDPDVVLVGEMRDLETIRLALTAAETGHLVFGTLHTSSAAKTVDRVVDVFPAAEKDMVRAMLSESLRAVISQTLLKKTGGGRVAAHEIMLGTPAIRNLIRENKIAQMYSAIQTGGKDGMQTLDQCLKDMVKRGQVSTAEARLRAMNKHDF, from the coding sequence ATGGATATCGCGCAGCTCTTGAGCTTTGCCGTCAAGCAAGGCGCATCCGATTTGCACCTGTCGGCCGGGGTCGAGCCGATGATTCGTGTCGACGGCGACGTCAAGCGCATCAACCTGCCGCCGATGGAGCACAAACAGGTGCACGGCATGATCTACGACATCATGAACGACAAGCAGCGCAAGGACTACGACGAGTTCTTCGAGACCGACTTTTCGTTCGAGATTCCGGGGCTTGCCCGTTTCCGCGTCAATGCCTTCACCCAGGCGCGCGGCGCCGGCGCGGTGTTTCGCACGATCCCCAGCAAGATCATGTCGCTGGAAGATCTCAAGTGTCCGCCGATCTTCAAGGACATCGCCAAGTTCCCGCGTGGCGTGGTGCTGGTCACCGGCCCGACCGGCTCGGGCAAGTCGACCACGCTGGCGGCGATCGTCGACCACATCAACGAAAACGACTACGGGCACATCCTCACGATCGAGGACCCGATCGAATTCGTGCACCAGTCCAAGAAGTGTCTGATCAACCAGCGGGAGGTGCATCGCGATACGCTCGGTTTCAATGAAGCGCTGCGTTCGGCGCTGCGCGAGGATCCGGATGTCGTTCTGGTCGGCGAAATGCGTGATCTGGAGACGATCCGTTTGGCGCTGACCGCCGCCGAAACCGGGCATCTGGTGTTCGGCACCCTGCACACCAGTTCCGCCGCCAAGACCGTTGATCGCGTGGTCGATGTGTTTCCGGCGGCCGAGAAGGACATGGTTCGCGCGATGCTGTCCGAATCGCTGCGCGCGGTGATCTCGCAGACCCTGCTCAAGAAAACCGGCGGCGGCCGCGTGGCGGCCCATGAGATCATGCTGGGCACCCCGGCGATCCGGAACCTGATCCGCGAAAACAAGATCGCGCAGATGTACTCGGCGATCCAGACCGGCGGCAAGGACGGCATGCAGACGCTCGACCAATGCCTCAAGGACATGGTCAAGCGCGGCCAGGTGTCCACCGCCGAAGCGCGCCTGCGCGCCATGAACAAGCACGACTTCTGA
- a CDS encoding TlpA family protein disulfide reductase: MSGELPKVGDVPPNVFGKDQRRVRVDLEALKGEVVVLTFWASWCGPCMKEMQMLSQLKALADKKNASLEIIAVNFHESHERYRQIQKLLKDLPIRVVEDRYARASQTYGIKGIPNMWLIGRDGVIAGHHVGYSEAQLNDLLAEISALMSAPAQVATLAQPR, encoded by the coding sequence GTGTCGGGGGAACTCCCGAAAGTCGGAGATGTCCCGCCGAATGTCTTCGGCAAGGACCAGCGCCGTGTACGCGTGGATCTCGAAGCCTTGAAAGGCGAGGTCGTGGTGCTGACGTTCTGGGCCTCTTGGTGCGGCCCCTGCATGAAGGAAATGCAGATGCTGTCGCAGCTCAAGGCGCTGGCGGACAAGAAGAACGCCAGCCTGGAGATCATCGCGGTCAATTTCCACGAATCGCATGAGCGCTATCGGCAGATACAGAAGCTGCTCAAGGACCTGCCGATTCGAGTCGTCGAGGACCGATACGCGCGCGCATCGCAGACCTATGGCATCAAGGGGATTCCCAACATGTGGCTGATCGGTCGTGATGGCGTGATCGCGGGCCACCATGTCGGCTACTCGGAAGCGCAGCTCAATGATCTGCTGGCGGAGATCAGCGCGCTGATGTCGGCGCCGGCGCAAGTCGCCACGCTGGCCCAGCCGCGCTGA
- a CDS encoding PilT/PilU family type 4a pilus ATPase — MERDQAIKLVSQLLGLMKQKGGSDLFISSGFPPAMKIDGKLTPVMDKPLTAEAAAVIMRALMNDRQIKEFEASNECNFAISPPNIGRFRVNAFVQQGRVGGVMRMINTTIPSFEDLGLPPQLRDVVMAKRGLVLMVGATGSGKSTSLAAMLGYRNTHSHGHIITIEDPIEYVHPHVGCLVTQREVGVDTFSWENALKNTLRQAPDVILIGEIRTRETMEYAINFTETGHLVLSTLHANSANQALDRIVNFFPEEKHEQLLMDLSLNLRAIISQRLVRSEAGGRAAAMEILINSPLISDLIFKGDVAMIKEVMGRSREQGMITFDQFLFDLFEAGTISYEEALRNADSQNELRLRVKLESTRARQDLLEDPGVRAMQMKDEDDGQSLRR; from the coding sequence ATGGAACGAGATCAGGCAATCAAACTCGTCAGCCAGTTGCTGGGCTTGATGAAACAGAAAGGGGGCTCGGACCTGTTCATCTCCTCCGGCTTTCCACCGGCGATGAAGATCGACGGAAAGCTCACGCCGGTGATGGACAAGCCACTGACCGCGGAAGCCGCCGCAGTGATCATGCGGGCCTTGATGAATGATCGGCAGATCAAGGAGTTCGAAGCCAGCAACGAGTGCAATTTCGCGATTTCGCCGCCGAACATCGGCCGCTTTCGCGTCAATGCCTTCGTTCAGCAGGGCCGCGTCGGCGGCGTGATGCGCATGATCAACACCACCATCCCCAGCTTCGAAGACCTGGGACTGCCGCCGCAGTTGCGCGACGTGGTGATGGCCAAGCGTGGTCTGGTGCTGATGGTCGGCGCCACTGGTTCCGGCAAGAGCACCTCGCTGGCGGCGATGCTCGGCTATCGCAACACCCATTCGCATGGTCACATCATCACCATCGAAGACCCGATCGAGTACGTGCATCCGCATGTCGGTTGCCTGGTCACCCAGCGCGAGGTCGGAGTCGATACGTTCTCCTGGGAAAACGCGCTCAAAAATACCCTGCGTCAGGCGCCGGACGTGATTCTGATCGGCGAGATCCGCACCCGCGAAACCATGGAATACGCGATCAACTTCACGGAAACGGGGCATCTGGTGCTATCCACACTGCACGCCAACAGCGCCAACCAGGCACTGGACCGCATCGTCAACTTCTTCCCGGAGGAAAAGCACGAGCAGTTGCTGATGGACCTTTCGCTGAACCTGCGTGCCATCATTTCGCAACGGCTGGTGCGCAGTGAAGCCGGAGGGCGTGCCGCCGCCATGGAGATTCTGATCAACTCACCGCTGATCTCCGACCTGATCTTCAAGGGCGATGTGGCGATGATCAAGGAGGTCATGGGCCGTTCGCGCGAGCAGGGCATGATCACCTTCGACCAGTTCCTGTTCGACCTGTTCGAGGCCGGCACCATCAGCTACGAGGAAGCCCTGCGCAATGCGGACAGCCAGAACGAGCTGCGTCTTCGCGTCAAGCTGGAATCCACCCGTGCGCGCCAGGACCTGCTGGAAGACCCTGGTGTTCGCGCCATGCAGATGAAGGACGAGGACGACGGCCAGAGTCTGCGCCGATAA
- a CDS encoding PilT/PilU family type 4a pilus ATPase: MSTPPTSLQTFQKLLAYLKLAVEKGASDLFFSPDAPAMLKIEGQMLAVGKTRLSSDFIKALAYSILSPEQREVLRTRLEIDVATEAGGLGRFRVNIFHQRSTVAMVLRHVKAEVPRLEQLDMPEIIKNLVMLKRGMVLMVGATGSGKSTTLAAMIKHRNEHAAGHILTIEDPIEYVHPNCRSIVNQREIGEDTESYERALFSSLREAPDVILIGEIRKRDTMEAAIQLANTGHLALSTLHANNAYQALQRVVNLYPPELRDQLYMDLSMTLRAIVSQRLVRRKDGRRCAAVEVMINTPYIQELILNKRIDEVHEAMVQSSDRGMQSFDQSLYALYQSGAIELEEALENADSRANLEAKINFGG, encoded by the coding sequence ATGAGCACGCCGCCGACTTCCCTGCAAACCTTCCAGAAGCTGCTGGCCTACCTCAAGCTGGCCGTCGAGAAAGGCGCATCCGATCTGTTCTTCTCACCGGACGCGCCGGCGATGCTCAAGATCGAGGGCCAGATGCTGGCCGTGGGCAAGACCCGGCTCAGCAGCGACTTCATCAAGGCACTCGCCTACAGCATTCTCTCGCCGGAGCAGCGGGAGGTGTTACGCACGCGGCTGGAAATCGATGTGGCGACGGAAGCCGGTGGATTGGGCCGCTTTCGCGTCAACATCTTCCACCAGCGCTCGACGGTAGCGATGGTGCTGCGTCATGTGAAAGCCGAGGTGCCGCGGCTCGAGCAGCTCGACATGCCCGAAATCATCAAGAATCTGGTGATGCTCAAACGCGGCATGGTGCTGATGGTCGGCGCCACCGGCTCCGGCAAGAGCACCACGCTGGCGGCGATGATCAAGCATCGCAATGAACACGCGGCCGGCCATATCCTCACGATCGAAGACCCGATCGAATACGTGCATCCGAATTGCCGCAGCATCGTCAACCAGCGCGAGATCGGCGAAGACACCGAATCCTACGAACGCGCGCTGTTCAGCTCCCTGCGCGAAGCACCGGACGTGATCCTGATTGGCGAAATCCGCAAGCGCGACACCATGGAGGCGGCGATCCAGCTGGCCAACACCGGCCATCTCGCCCTGTCGACGCTGCACGCCAACAATGCCTATCAGGCTTTGCAACGCGTGGTGAACCTGTATCCGCCGGAACTGCGCGACCAGCTCTACATGGACCTCTCGATGACTCTGCGCGCGATCGTGTCGCAGCGACTCGTACGCCGCAAGGACGGCAGGCGCTGCGCCGCGGTGGAGGTCATGATCAACACCCCGTACATTCAGGAACTGATATTGAACAAGCGGATCGACGAGGTGCACGAAGCCATGGTGCAGTCTTCGGACCGTGGCATGCAGAGTTTCGACCAGTCGCTGTATGCCTTGTATCAAAGTGGCGCGATCGAACTCGAAGAAGCGCTGGAGAATGCCGATTCGCGCGCCAATCTCGAGGCCAAGATCAATTTCGGAGGCTGA
- a CDS encoding TonB family protein, whose product MSRIVAFLGLAGRGYVPLWLALLSCTACAYAHAAGAAECESPRNSRQVRTAVEDARSAIAEGRAASAIESLLAQAATTRKDADRATLLLTAGYLQLRGRQLDEASDTLAAAMQAASPDSATRRSVRELMAQALWEQKRYQQIIELYESTNVCVLESPWTASYSYGAALLKTGQLDRVYELAAAVIGPMRESMNLRDDEPLYDGFEWQVLGMSAQCALQKRRPCLESWRDLYRIRDMSETISPALSFMLPRIKDWPEAQAILPGTITLDAGVANDGDWVPAAIMRDAVPAYPTSAIRNGQEGWVLLRIEFDRDGNVSDAEVLKSRPERVFDAAALSAAKRIVMMPSPDIPAGETRATRKLYQFRIAR is encoded by the coding sequence ATGAGCAGGATTGTCGCGTTTCTGGGCTTGGCTGGCCGCGGGTATGTTCCGCTATGGCTTGCTTTGCTGTCGTGCACGGCATGCGCCTACGCTCATGCCGCAGGCGCCGCCGAATGCGAGTCGCCCCGAAATTCGCGCCAGGTGCGTACCGCGGTCGAGGACGCGCGCTCGGCGATTGCCGAGGGGCGGGCCGCTTCCGCCATCGAGTCCCTGCTGGCACAAGCCGCGACGACGCGAAAGGATGCCGACCGCGCGACGCTGTTGCTGACGGCCGGATACCTGCAGCTTCGGGGCCGGCAACTCGACGAAGCGAGCGACACGCTGGCGGCCGCGATGCAGGCTGCGTCACCGGACAGTGCGACGCGCCGGAGCGTGCGAGAGCTGATGGCGCAGGCGCTGTGGGAGCAGAAGCGGTATCAGCAGATCATCGAGCTGTACGAATCGACGAACGTCTGTGTCTTGGAGTCGCCGTGGACCGCCTCGTATTCGTACGGCGCCGCGCTGCTCAAGACGGGACAGTTGGACCGTGTCTACGAATTGGCGGCGGCAGTGATCGGGCCTATGCGCGAATCGATGAACCTGCGCGATGATGAGCCGCTGTATGACGGTTTCGAATGGCAGGTGCTCGGCATGTCTGCGCAATGCGCGCTCCAGAAGCGCAGGCCCTGTCTGGAGAGTTGGCGCGATCTCTATCGGATACGCGACATGAGCGAAACGATATCGCCTGCGTTGAGCTTCATGCTTCCTCGTATCAAGGATTGGCCGGAAGCGCAGGCGATATTGCCCGGGACCATCACACTGGATGCGGGCGTCGCCAACGACGGGGACTGGGTTCCGGCCGCGATCATGCGTGACGCGGTGCCCGCCTATCCGACTTCGGCGATCCGAAACGGTCAGGAGGGCTGGGTTTTGCTACGCATCGAGTTCGATCGGGACGGCAATGTTTCTGACGCCGAAGTGCTGAAATCTCGACCTGAGCGCGTCTTCGATGCCGCCGCGTTGTCGGCGGCAAAGCGGATCGTCATGATGCCCTCGCCGGACATTCCGGCCGGTGAAACGCGCGCGACGCGCAAGCTCTACCAATTCCGCATTGCGCGGTAG
- the oppB gene encoding oligopeptide ABC transporter permease OppB — MLRFALQRLLYAIPTVLVLATLTFFLMHAAPGGPFDRERALAPQVRQQVEAAYDLDKPVWRQYLIYLGRLAHGDLGPSFQYPGFTVNELIASGFPVSLKLGGLAMLLALAGGVTVGAYAALRQKRFGDYASMSLAMTGIALPNFVIAPLLVLFFALGLGWLPAGGWEAGQWQDMVLPVVALALPQLAYLARLTRGSMVEVLRSDFIRTARAKGLPERTVIARHALRPALMPVVSYLGPATAALITGSVVIEQIFSIPGLGRHFIQGALNRDYTVVMGVVIFYGVLIVALNFIVDLSYGALDPRVRQR, encoded by the coding sequence GTGCTGCGCTTCGCCCTCCAGCGCCTGCTCTACGCGATCCCCACAGTGCTGGTGCTGGCGACGCTGACCTTCTTTCTGATGCACGCCGCGCCGGGTGGGCCGTTCGATCGCGAGCGCGCCTTGGCGCCGCAGGTGCGCCAGCAGGTCGAAGCGGCCTATGACCTCGACAAGCCGGTCTGGCGGCAGTACCTGATCTACCTGGGCCGTCTGGCGCACGGCGATCTCGGGCCGTCCTTCCAGTACCCCGGATTCACCGTCAACGAACTGATCGCGAGCGGCTTTCCGGTCTCGCTGAAGCTGGGCGGGCTGGCGATGTTGCTGGCGCTGGCGGGCGGCGTCACGGTCGGAGCGTATGCCGCCTTGCGACAGAAGCGATTCGGCGACTATGCGTCGATGAGCCTGGCGATGACCGGGATAGCCCTGCCGAATTTCGTCATCGCCCCGTTGCTGGTGCTCTTTTTCGCGCTCGGTCTGGGCTGGCTGCCGGCCGGGGGTTGGGAAGCCGGTCAGTGGCAGGACATGGTGCTGCCGGTGGTGGCGCTGGCCCTGCCGCAACTCGCCTACCTGGCGCGGCTGACGCGTGGCAGCATGGTCGAGGTGCTGCGCTCGGACTTCATCCGGACGGCCCGCGCCAAGGGCTTGCCGGAACGAACCGTGATCGCCCGGCATGCCTTGCGTCCGGCGCTGATGCCGGTGGTGTCCTATCTCGGGCCTGCCACCGCCGCGCTGATCACCGGCTCGGTGGTGATCGAACAGATCTTCTCGATACCGGGCCTGGGACGACATTTCATTCAGGGTGCGCTGAATCGCGACTACACCGTCGTCATGGGCGTGGTGATCTTTTATGGCGTGCTGATCGTGGCACTGAACTTCATTGTGGACCTGAGTTATGGCGCGCTCGATCCGCGAGTGCGGCAGCGCTGA
- a CDS encoding ABC transporter permease subunit has product MAAPATPLAPASAIGSSGPLAWRRLREHRAALVSLVLLVLIALSCMIGPWLLEWSYDELDFEHVNAAPAPEAGHWFGTDSVGRDLLARTLHGGRISLLVGIVATLVSLSVGVVYGAVAGYAGGRVDNLMMRAVDILYALPFMFLVILLMVLFGRHLVLIFIAIGAINWLDMARIVRGQTLSLKHKEFVDAARVGGVGPYGILRRHIVPNLMGVVVVYVTLTIPQVILVESFLGFLGLGVQEPSTSWGALVNDGAADMETAPWALAFPAGFLAVTLLCFNFLGDGLRDALDPKDR; this is encoded by the coding sequence ATGGCAGCGCCAGCCACTCCTTTGGCACCCGCATCCGCGATCGGAAGTTCCGGGCCTTTGGCGTGGCGGCGTTTGCGCGAGCATCGCGCGGCGCTGGTGTCCCTGGTGCTGCTCGTGCTGATCGCCCTGAGCTGCATGATCGGGCCGTGGTTGCTGGAGTGGAGCTATGACGAACTCGACTTCGAGCACGTCAACGCCGCCCCGGCGCCGGAGGCCGGCCACTGGTTCGGCACCGACAGTGTCGGCCGCGATCTGCTGGCGCGCACGCTGCACGGCGGACGCATATCGTTGCTGGTCGGCATCGTCGCCACACTGGTTTCCCTGAGCGTGGGCGTGGTCTATGGCGCGGTGGCCGGTTATGCCGGTGGCCGCGTCGACAACCTGATGATGCGCGCCGTGGACATCCTCTACGCACTGCCGTTCATGTTTCTGGTGATTCTGCTGATGGTGCTGTTCGGCCGACACCTCGTGTTGATCTTCATCGCCATCGGCGCGATCAACTGGCTGGACATGGCGCGCATCGTCCGCGGTCAGACGCTTTCGCTGAAACACAAGGAATTCGTCGACGCGGCGCGTGTCGGCGGTGTCGGCCCGTACGGCATCCTGCGCCGACACATCGTGCCGAACCTGATGGGCGTGGTCGTGGTGTACGTCACGCTCACGATTCCGCAGGTGATCCTGGTGGAATCGTTTCTCGGCTTTCTCGGGCTGGGCGTGCAGGAGCCGTCCACGAGCTGGGGCGCCCTGGTCAATGACGGTGCTGCCGACATGGAAACCGCACCGTGGGCGCTGGCGTTTCCGGCTGGCTTCCTCGCGGTGACGCTGCTGTGCTTCAACTTCCTCGGCGATGGCCTGCGCGATGCGCTGGACCCCAAGGATCGGTAG
- a CDS encoding ABC transporter ATP-binding protein, with protein sequence MTLLQVQNLGVRYSAHGREVRAVDCVSFELAAGEALGIVGESGSGKSQTALAVIGLLSAGARCTGRIEFDGQSLLDARPRQLARIRGAEIGMVFQDPMSSLNPYLRIGAQIQEVLGLHRGLRGGAARAEAERWLSTVQITDARRRLTQYPHELSGGMRQRVMIAMALCCGPRLLIADEATTALDVTVQAQVLRLLAQLQGDLGLAILLITHNFGVVSELCQHVLVMNHGMGVECGTTERVLHAPQAEYTQRLIAAVPRLSGPVVVG encoded by the coding sequence ATGACGCTCCTTCAGGTCCAGAATCTGGGAGTGCGCTACTCGGCGCATGGCCGCGAGGTTCGCGCGGTCGATTGCGTCAGCTTCGAACTGGCGGCGGGCGAGGCGCTCGGCATCGTCGGTGAATCCGGGTCCGGCAAGTCGCAGACCGCGCTGGCGGTGATCGGCCTGCTGAGCGCGGGCGCTCGCTGCACGGGACGCATCGAATTCGATGGGCAGTCCCTGCTCGACGCACGGCCGCGTCAGCTGGCGCGGATTCGCGGCGCCGAGATCGGCATGGTATTCCAGGACCCGATGAGCTCGCTCAACCCCTACCTGCGCATCGGGGCCCAGATTCAGGAGGTTCTGGGCCTGCACCGCGGCCTGCGCGGTGGCGCGGCGCGGGCCGAGGCCGAGCGCTGGCTGTCCACCGTGCAGATCACCGATGCGCGCCGCCGTCTGACGCAATATCCGCATGAACTCTCGGGCGGCATGCGTCAGCGCGTGATGATCGCAATGGCGCTGTGCTGCGGTCCGCGCCTGCTGATCGCGGACGAAGCCACCACGGCGCTGGATGTCACGGTGCAGGCGCAAGTGCTGCGCCTGCTCGCCCAGCTGCAAGGCGATCTGGGCCTGGCAATATTGCTGATTACGCACAACTTCGGCGTGGTGTCGGAGCTGTGCCAGCACGTTCTGGTGATGAACCACGGGATGGGGGTGGAGTGCGGCACCACCGAGCGCGTGCTGCACGCTCCGCAGGCCGAGTACACCCAGCGCCTGATCGCGGCGGTGCCGCGCTTGAGCGGGCCGGTGGTGGTTGGGTGA